The Roseisolibacter agri genome contains the following window.
CGCACGCGGCGCCGAGCACCACTACCGGCCACGGCGCGCCCCGGCGCCTGGCCCCGTTCATCGCGGACATGCTGACCCTCCTGCCTGCCCATGCCGCCGGCGCCGCCCTCCCATCGCGGCGCTGCACGCCCGTGGCAAGGTTCAGGGGGCGGTGGCGGTCGCACGTCGCCGCCCGCGAGCGGACGCGGTGCCGGTCCGCGCCCGCGAGCCTCGGGTGCTTTCCGCGTGCCAGTGCGGCGCGCGACGCGCCGCTTGCCGTCAGGGGGTCGCGGGCGTCTCCGTGGCCGCGGCCTCGGTCGCCGACGGCTCCGCCGCGGGCGTCGCCGGACTCCCGCTCACCGGGATGCCACTCAGCAGATCGGGATCGGGCAGCGTGACGCCGGCCTTCGCGGCGCGGCGCTCCAGCGTCGCGCGGTCGCGCAGGGAGCGCAGCAGCGCGTCGGCCTCGCGGTTCTGCAGGTAGCGACCGCGCTCCCACCCCTCGACCATGCCCTTCGGCACGCCGTACAGCAGCTCGCCCACCTGCGCCGCCGTGAGGCCCAGCGACTCGCGCAGCTGGCGGATCTCCTTCGGGGCGAGCAGCTGGTGCGTGCTGCGGATGTGGTCCAGCGCGGCCTTCTCCGCCGCCTCGCGCTGCTCGACGGTGCGCTGCTCGTCGCCGCACTTGCTGCAGCGGTACATCCCGCGCTCGACCTCCGCGGTCATGCCGCTGAGGCGGATGGTGACGGTCTCGACGGCCTGCTGATAGCGGCCGCCGCAGAAGCGGTGGAGATGGTTGTCGAGCGAAGTGACCGACATGAGGCGGATGGACGACGGCGCGAAAACGGGGCACCGAAAGCTAACGACGGCGGAGGACGATGAGGCGGAGGACGGAACAGCGGGAAACGGAACGGCGTGAAACGGAAGAGCGGACCCTTCGAGCTCGAAGCTTCGAGCGTGGAAGGTCCGCCTTCTCGTCTCACGCCCTTCCGTCCTCCGCCTCATCGTCCTCCGCCGTTCCGTCCTCCCCCTCACTTAATCGCGTCCACTGCCCGCTCCAGCGCGCCGATGTCGGGCAGCCGTCCCTGCGCCAGCCGCGCCGACCCGCCCCCGCGCCCGCCGTGCGCCGCCAGCGCCGCGCGCAGCAGCGCGTTGGCGTCGCGATCCGAGTCCGCGGACGTCGCCACCAGCAGCGCCGCCGCGGGCGTGCGCGCCGCGCCCACGAACAGCGTGCGCGGCAGCGCCGTGATCGCGCGCGCGAGCGCCGTCAGCGACTCGACGCCCGCCCCGTCGTCGGCCCACCGCACCACGCGGCGCACGCCGTCGGCGTCGGGCACGGCGGCGTCCCAGTGCGCGCGCGCCTCGTGCGCCGCCAGCGACTCGCCCAGCAGTTCGACGCGGTCGCGCGCGGCGCGCAGCTGCTCGCCCTGTGCGCGCACGGCGGCCGGCGCCTCGTCCACCGCGGTCGAGAAGCCCGCGGCGACGGCCGACAGCGCGTCGTAGTCGGCGCGCGCGCGGCGCACGGCGCGCAGCCCGCACAGGAACTCGACCCGCGTCGCCTGGCGCACGCGCTCCACGCGGCGCAGCAGCACCGCGCCGATGCCGCCCGTCGCATCCATATGGGTGCCGCCGCACGCGCTCCGGTCCACGCCCGCGATCTCCACGATGCGGATGGTGCCCGTGCGCCCGCTCGGCTTCCGCAGCCCGGTGGCCGCCGCCGCGTCCTCGAACGTCACCTGCACCGGGCGGTTCTCCGCGACGAGCGCGTTGGCGCGCGCCTCGGCCGCCAGCAGCGCCTCGCGCGGCACCCGCTCCGCGCCCAGGTCCAGCGTCGACGACTCGGCGCCGAAGTGCACGCTCAGCGTCTCGTGGCCGAACAGGTCCGCGAAGACGGCCGAGAGGAGGTGCTGGCCGGTGTGCTGCTGCCGGTGGTCGAGGCGACGGGCGGCGTCCACGGTGCCCGCGACCTCGTCCCCCACCGCGGCCGACAGCGGCGCGGCCAGCACGTGCGCCACGCGGTCGTCCTCGTCGACCACGTCCACCACCGGCACGCCCGCGAGCGCGCCGAGGTCGTGCGGCTGGCCGCCGGAGGTCGGGTAGAGGGCCGTGCGATCCAGATACACGCGCCGCCCGTCGTCGGCCAGCTCGGCGACGCGGGCGGTGAACGAGAGCAGCGAGGCGTCCGTGTAGTAGAGGCGAGTGGTCATCCGACGAAACTACGCCGCGGGGGTGCGGGCTGCGGATCCTTACCCCGGAATGCATCGACGCACCCGAGCCGTTCGCCGTTGGGGAGGATACGGATGCTCCGGATCGGAACGGATCGTTCGGATCGCTCCGCGCGGACGCACGGAGCGTCGCCGCCACACGGAGCGATCCGAAGCATCCGCCATCATCCGAAGCATCCGCATCCTCACCAAGAGCCATGAGTGTCCGGCGCGCACAGGGCCCGAACAACGACAAGCCAGGATGACGAAGAGGCTCCGCACCGGCGCATCGAACGTCGCGCCGCGCGGAGCCTCCTGGTTCATCCGGTCTTCTTGCAGTCGTCGTTCAGACCCGCAGCCCGCAGCCGGGGTCAGGCCGCCCGCTTCGGGGAGCGAACCGCGGTGACGGAGGCGACGCGCTCGCGCAGCCGCTGCATCACCTGCCCCACGCCCGCGACGACGCGCGGGTCGCCCTCGCGCAGCAGCGCCGCGAGGATGTGCTTACACAGCGCCTCGCGCCACAGGTGGTCGCCGCAGTCGCAGCGCGGGTGCGCGGCGCTCCACAGGTCCACCCAGTGCTCGTGGGCGCCGCCCTTCACGCGGTAGCGGCCCTGCCCCACCCGCTCGGCCGCCAGCTCCAGCGCGCGCTCCAGGCGGTCGAGGTCCAGTCCGCCCGCGGCGGCGAGGTCGAACATCAGCGCCGGCACGGCGCGGGTCTCCCCCGGAACGGGGGGCAGGACGGGCACGTTCATCCAGGCATTCATCATCCGTATCCCTTCTCTCAAGTCCAATCCGGTCAAGCGTTTTCGTGTCGTTGATACCCCCCGTCCCCGGCCAGGTTCGCGCTCCGGCGGGTCCGGCACAGCCGGGGCACGAGGGGTGCAAGGCCCCGCCGGGCACGCCGGCCCGCGGGGCGTCCCGTCCCCGGCCGCCCCTGGCCCGAGAGGAGCCCGATCCATGCGCACGATTCGTCGTCTCGCCCTCGCTGGCGCCGCCCTCGTGGCCGGCGCCGTTTCCGCGTCCGCCCAGGAGACCCCGACCGGGGTGCAGCCGTACCGTTTCACCGTCGAGGGCTACCTGGCCAACTACTGGCTCGACCGCGGCGGGGACCTCGACCGGGCGAGCGTCGGTGGCTACGGCGTTCGCGCGATGTTCAACCGCAGCACGCCGGCCGCGGTCGCGCGGAGCTTCTTCAACCGCGCCAGCGTCGGCGCCTACGCGACCTTCACCGCCGAGCAGGACCGGGTCTCGACCCAGAACCTCGGCGTCGAGGTGGACGTGGCGCTCTTCCCGACGGCGATCGCGGCCGGTCGCCTCGACCCCTTCGTCTCCCTGGGTGCCGGCGTCCTGCGCAGCAAGGCCGAGCAGGCGAGCGGCGGCGACGTCACGACGACGGACTTCACGATCATCCCCGCCGCCGGCACGCGCATCCCGCTGTTCAGCGGGATCGGCTTCCGCGGCGACCTGCGGCTGCCGGTGGTCTTCTCGGACGGCGACACGCGCCTGCACTTCCTGGCCGAGGGCGGCCTCTACGTCAGCTTCTGAGCGGACGGCATGGATACGGAAGGGCGGGCCGCCTCACGGTGGCCCGCCCTTCGCACGTCCCCACCCCGTCCTCCGGCCGCGCGGCCGCTCCGCGCGCCGGTCCCGTTACTCTTCGGCGCGCCTGGCGGTCGCGCGCCACCTCCGGAGGCCCGCGATGCACCCGCAACCGTCCACGCCGGACCCCGTGCCGGCGGACCCCGCGTCCGCCCAGACGCGCGCCCACCGACCGACCGCCGCCGACTCCGAGCCGCACCCGGCGGACCCGGCGCACGACCTCTCCGACTCGCCCGCCCATGCCCGCTCGCCCGACGCCTACACCGAGGAGCCCGGCAGCCACCGGCGCGGCCCGGATGGCCCCGCCCTCGACGTCGGCGGCTGACGCCCGCTCCCGCGCGGCGGCGCTGGCCCTGGTCGCCGCGCTCTCCACCCTCGCCGGCTGCGCCGACCGCGAGAAGGCGCGGGCCGACTCGGCCGCCATCGCGGCGACGCTGGCCCCGCCGCCGGGCGCCCCGCCCGCGTCCGACTGTCCCAAGGACGGCCGGTGGCGGACCTGCAGCATCACCAAGCGGCTCACGGACGCGGGGCTCATCCCCCACCAGCTCCCGGACACGACGCGCGTCCCCTTCCTGACGCCCGCCGGGGCCAGCTGGACGGTGTCGAAGGTGGACCTCCGCGTCTTCCTGTACGACAGCGTGGCGCAGGCCGACCGCGAAGCGCAGGCGCTCGACCCCATCCGGGTGGCGCCGCGCGGGGGCAGCTACGCCTGGCCGGCGCCGGCGACGCTCGTGCACTCGGGCAACTTGATCGCCGTGCTCCTGTCGGAGAACGCGCGGCAGGTGGAGCGCGTCCAGCTGGCGCTGGAGGCGGGCCCGCCCCAGCCGGAGGGCCCGGCAGTGGCCCAGCCGCTACCCCCGTCGGCGTCCCACTGAGCCCCAGCGGCGCTGAGCGTCCCGAAGTTCGTGCATTTTCTGCACTCGGACGCCCCTGAATGGCACGCTCGACCAGAGGATCGTGCGGAATGCGAGCTCAGGATTGCATTTCTTGCACGGGAATTGGTACGTTACGCGCACAGCGGCCGGGCCGTCCCCCCGGCAGCGCTGTTCCCGCCGCCCACCTGCTCCCGGAGTCCGTTCCCGATGGCTTCGACCCCCGTCACGCCGCGCAAGGTCGCGCTGCGCGAGCTCGCCTCTGCCCGGCCCACCGTCCGCGCCGCCCTGAACGGCGACCACCAGGCGCCCGCGCACACCTCGCAGTACTTCGGCGTGAACACCTTCGGCGCGCGCCAGATGCGCGACAAGCTGCCGAAGAAGGTGTTCCAGAAGCTCCAGGCCACGATCCGGCTGGGCAAGAAGCTCGACGCCGACATCGCGCCCGCGGTGGCCGAGGCGATCCAGGCGTGGGCGCTGTCGCGCGGGGTGACGCACTTCACGCACTGGTTCCAGCCGCAGACCGGGCTCACGGCCGAGAAGCACGACGCCTTCCTCTCGTTCGACGACGAGGGGCAGCCGATCGAGAGCTTCAGCGCCGCGCAGCTGATCCAGAGCGAGCCGGACGCGTCGAGCTTCCCGTCGGGCGGCCTCCGCGCGACGTGGGAGGCGCGCGGCTACACGGCGTGGAACCCGGCCAGCCCGGTGTTCATCGTCGAGGGCCCGGGGACGCGCACGCTCTGCATCCCGTCCGTCTTCATCGGCTACAACGGCGAGGCGCTGGACGAGATGACGCCGCTGCTCCGCAGCT
Protein-coding sequences here:
- a CDS encoding alanyl-tRNA editing protein, with amino-acid sequence MTTRLYYTDASLLSFTARVAELADDGRRVYLDRTALYPTSGGQPHDLGALAGVPVVDVVDEDDRVAHVLAAPLSAAVGDEVAGTVDAARRLDHRQQHTGQHLLSAVFADLFGHETLSVHFGAESSTLDLGAERVPREALLAAEARANALVAENRPVQVTFEDAAAATGLRKPSGRTGTIRIVEIAGVDRSACGGTHMDATGGIGAVLLRRVERVRQATRVEFLCGLRAVRRARADYDALSAVAAGFSTAVDEAPAAVRAQGEQLRAARDRVELLGESLAAHEARAHWDAAVPDADGVRRVVRWADDGAGVESLTALARAITALPRTLFVGAARTPAAALLVATSADSDRDANALLRAALAAHGGRGGGSARLAQGRLPDIGALERAVDAIK
- a CDS encoding SWIM zinc finger family protein, encoding MPVLPPVPGETRAVPALMFDLAAAGGLDLDRLERALELAAERVGQGRYRVKGGAHEHWVDLWSAAHPRCDCGDHLWREALCKHILAALLREGDPRVVAGVGQVMQRLRERVASVTAVRSPKRAA
- a CDS encoding type II TA system antitoxin MqsA family protein translates to MSVTSLDNHLHRFCGGRYQQAVETVTIRLSGMTAEVERGMYRCSKCGDEQRTVEQREAAEKAALDHIRSTHQLLAPKEIRQLRESLGLTAAQVGELLYGVPKGMVEGWERGRYLQNREADALLRSLRDRATLERRAAKAGVTLPDPDLLSGIPVSGSPATPAAEPSATEAAATETPATP